In Streptomyces chartreusis NRRL 3882, the following are encoded in one genomic region:
- a CDS encoding DUF1579 family protein → MTDIASDAGKINTYLSGRPTERPRTEHRPPSPRLKDLDFLLGRMVTHFDTGVRMESVTRRVMHDHYIQMDLTGTYADGTWKLDGKWIIGWNEVQQQFESYYIDTMGTMGTVTSPGWQEDGHLVFSGFCVLGEVGVRTNTKDVYTVLGDHHFQLDAYVEAEGEWKHYDTQDCHVTPEQQGS, encoded by the coding sequence ATGACGGACATCGCCAGCGACGCGGGCAAGATCAACACCTATCTCTCCGGCCGTCCGACGGAACGGCCCCGCACCGAGCACCGGCCGCCGTCCCCGCGGCTGAAGGACCTGGACTTCCTTCTCGGGAGGATGGTCACCCACTTCGACACCGGGGTGCGCATGGAGTCGGTGACCCGGCGCGTCATGCACGATCACTACATCCAGATGGACCTCACCGGGACGTACGCGGACGGCACCTGGAAGCTGGACGGCAAGTGGATCATCGGCTGGAACGAGGTCCAGCAGCAGTTCGAGTCCTACTACATCGACACCATGGGGACGATGGGCACCGTCACCTCGCCGGGCTGGCAGGAGGACGGCCATCTGGTGTTCAGCGGCTTCTGTGTGCTCGGTGAGGTCGGGGTCCGCACCAATACCAAGGACGTGTACACGGTGCTCGGCGACCACCACTTCCAGCTCGACGCGTACGTCGAGGCGGAGGGCGAGTGGAAGCACTACGACACCCAGGACTGCCACGTCACCCCGGAGCAGCAGGGGAGCTGA
- a CDS encoding acyl carrier protein produces the protein MAQDEIAEQISAFIRDRFLDGDPQGELEETTPLLELGVLNSLNTVVLLAHIREELGVAVPSLRINPSDLKSVRSIAAMVRELQHSAV, from the coding sequence ATGGCCCAGGACGAGATCGCCGAGCAGATCTCCGCGTTCATCCGGGACCGTTTTCTCGACGGGGACCCGCAGGGCGAACTGGAGGAGACCACGCCCCTGCTGGAGCTGGGCGTCCTCAACTCCCTGAACACGGTGGTCCTCCTGGCGCACATCCGTGAGGAGCTGGGCGTCGCGGTGCCGTCCCTGCGGATCAACCCCAGCGATCTGAAGAGCGTGCGGAGCATCGCGGCAATGGTGCGCGAGCTCCAGCACTCGGCGGTCTGA
- a CDS encoding amino acid adenylation domain-containing protein, whose translation MLHHLVIDSAVKHPDRPAVVAADGTLDYARLDRRADAFARRLRDLGVGRGDRVVVWSRKSTDVVAAMQGVLRLGAAYVPADDSAPAERVALVAGDCAARAVLTTADRTTELSALLPGVPCADLVETGPTAGRDDEPDGPGRFAEPVGPDDLAYILYTSGSTGAPKGVCISHRNALAFSSWVVDLLAPGPEDRFANHAPLTFDLSVLDLYAAFTVGAAVHLVPSELAYAPEQLVEFLYERRITVWYSVPSALTLMMRSGGLTDRPAPDALRAVLFAGEPFPIGQVRRLAAWTPARLLNLYGPTETNVCTYHEVTPADLERDRPVPIGRAASGDRVWARAADGSVCGPGEEGELLVDGPTVMTGYWGAPPQRGAYATGDIVQLRADGSFDYVGRRDHMVKVRGHRVELGDVEAALTSHPDVAEAVVVVTGHGVDARLAAFVVPGPGRRPGPLTLRGHCAKRLPRYMLADVLRLLPELPRTRNGKVDRAALAARLEP comes from the coding sequence ATGCTGCACCACCTGGTCATCGACTCGGCCGTCAAGCATCCCGACCGGCCCGCCGTGGTGGCGGCCGACGGCACGCTCGACTACGCGCGACTCGACCGTCGCGCCGACGCGTTCGCCCGCCGGCTGCGCGATCTCGGCGTCGGCCGCGGTGACCGGGTCGTCGTCTGGTCGCGGAAGTCGACCGACGTGGTCGCCGCGATGCAGGGCGTGCTGCGGCTCGGTGCGGCCTACGTGCCCGCCGACGACAGTGCGCCCGCCGAGCGCGTGGCGCTGGTGGCCGGCGACTGCGCGGCACGGGCGGTGCTGACCACCGCGGACCGGACGACGGAGCTGTCGGCCCTGCTGCCGGGTGTGCCGTGCGCCGACCTGGTGGAGACCGGGCCCACGGCCGGCCGTGACGACGAGCCTGACGGCCCGGGGCGGTTCGCCGAGCCCGTCGGGCCGGACGACCTGGCGTACATCCTCTACACCTCCGGGTCGACCGGCGCCCCGAAGGGGGTCTGCATCAGCCACCGCAACGCGCTGGCCTTCTCGAGCTGGGTGGTCGACCTGCTCGCCCCCGGACCTGAGGACCGGTTCGCCAACCACGCACCGCTGACGTTCGACCTGTCGGTGCTCGATCTGTACGCCGCCTTCACGGTCGGCGCGGCCGTGCACCTGGTGCCCTCCGAACTGGCCTACGCACCCGAGCAGCTCGTGGAGTTCCTGTACGAGCGACGCATCACGGTGTGGTACTCGGTACCGTCCGCGCTGACGCTGATGATGCGCTCCGGTGGTCTGACGGACCGGCCGGCGCCGGACGCGCTGCGTGCCGTGCTGTTCGCCGGGGAGCCGTTCCCGATCGGCCAGGTGCGGCGGCTTGCGGCGTGGACACCGGCCCGGCTGCTGAACCTCTACGGCCCGACCGAGACGAACGTCTGCACGTACCACGAGGTGACGCCCGCCGATCTGGAACGGGACCGGCCGGTGCCGATCGGCCGGGCGGCGAGCGGCGACCGGGTCTGGGCGCGGGCGGCCGACGGTTCCGTCTGCGGTCCGGGCGAGGAGGGCGAGCTGCTGGTCGACGGACCGACGGTGATGACCGGTTACTGGGGTGCCCCGCCGCAGCGCGGTGCGTATGCCACCGGTGACATCGTGCAGCTGCGCGCGGACGGCTCGTTCGACTACGTGGGGCGCCGCGACCACATGGTGAAGGTGCGGGGCCACCGTGTCGAACTCGGCGATGTGGAGGCGGCGTTGACGTCGCACCCGGATGTGGCCGAGGCGGTGGTGGTGGTCACCGGGCACGGCGTGGACGCCCGGCTGGCCGCGTTCGTGGTGCCCGGGCCGGGCCGCCGGCCCGGCCCTCTCACGCTGCGCGGCCACTGCGCGAAGCGGCTGCCGCGCTACATGCTCGCGGACGTCCTGCGGCTGCTGCCGGAACTGCCGAGGACCCGCAACGGCAAGGTCGACCGGGCCGCGCTCGCCGCGCGGCTCGAACCGTGA
- a CDS encoding acyl-CoA dehydrogenase family protein, with protein sequence MDFDLSAAQEKRYAEILRESGVRLGEHRRDGDPDAVRRGFRTAAGMGVTGLCLPEEFGGGGLGALDTALGLEAFSRGCPDTGLAFGIAAHLLACAVPVRDFAAEEVRGPLLAGLASGEIIAANAMTEDEAGSDIGRLGVTARPVSDGYVLNGEKSWASNAPLAGLVVTYAATAPELGFLGLSAFAVPADLPGISFGAPLTKMGLTNCLAGRVTFTDCHVPRRYLLGAEGQGSGIFQHSMAWERAALFGVYLGLMERQLAQCVEHAGRRRQFGRRIGEFQAVSHRAAVMKQRLEGARLLLYRACWLLDGGREDKSAIALAKAAVSEAAVANGVDAMQLFGGFGYLAGTGVEEQLRDSLPARVFSGTTEIQREIIAKELGL encoded by the coding sequence ATGGACTTTGACCTCTCGGCCGCACAGGAGAAACGCTACGCGGAAATCCTTCGGGAGTCGGGCGTTCGTCTCGGCGAGCACCGTCGGGACGGGGATCCGGACGCCGTGCGCCGTGGCTTCCGGACGGCCGCCGGCATGGGTGTGACGGGGCTGTGCCTGCCCGAGGAGTTCGGCGGCGGCGGGCTCGGCGCGCTGGACACTGCGCTGGGCCTGGAGGCGTTCAGCCGCGGCTGCCCGGACACCGGGCTCGCCTTCGGGATCGCCGCCCACCTGCTGGCCTGCGCGGTCCCGGTACGGGACTTCGCCGCCGAGGAGGTCCGCGGCCCGCTGCTCGCGGGGTTGGCGTCCGGCGAGATCATCGCGGCCAACGCCATGACGGAGGACGAGGCCGGCTCCGACATCGGGCGTCTTGGTGTGACGGCCCGCCCGGTGTCCGACGGGTACGTGCTGAACGGGGAGAAGTCCTGGGCGAGCAACGCGCCTCTGGCCGGCCTCGTCGTCACCTACGCCGCCACGGCCCCGGAACTGGGGTTCCTCGGGCTGTCCGCGTTCGCCGTGCCCGCCGATCTGCCCGGCATCTCGTTCGGCGCGCCCCTGACCAAGATGGGGCTGACGAACTGCCTGGCCGGCCGGGTCACGTTCACCGACTGCCACGTACCGCGCCGCTACCTGCTCGGGGCGGAGGGCCAGGGCTCGGGCATCTTCCAGCACTCCATGGCGTGGGAGCGGGCCGCGCTGTTCGGCGTCTACCTCGGGTTGATGGAGCGGCAGCTCGCGCAGTGTGTCGAGCACGCGGGCCGCCGCCGCCAGTTCGGGCGGCGCATCGGCGAGTTCCAGGCGGTGTCGCACCGGGCTGCCGTCATGAAGCAACGCCTGGAGGGTGCCCGGCTGTTGCTGTACCGCGCCTGCTGGCTGCTGGACGGGGGCCGGGAGGACAAGAGCGCCATCGCCCTGGCGAAGGCCGCCGTCTCCGAAGCGGCGGTGGCCAACGGCGTGGACGCCATGCAGCTCTTCGGCGGCTTCGGCTATCTGGCCGGCACCGGCGTCGAGGAGCAACTGCGCGACTCGCTGCCCGCCCGGGTCTTCTCCGGTACCACCGAGATCCAGCGGGAGATCATCGCCAAGGAGCTGGGGTTGTGA
- a CDS encoding 3-deoxy-7-phosphoheptulonate synthase, with amino-acid sequence MDSLQATGTEAGEPDIRSHPFLDGRVAHQQPQWTDPEAVAAARAELAGLPPLVSYADTARLRDRLADVAHGRAYVVQAGDCAEDPEECTGGYVARKAGLIEMLAGRMKMLTHKQVLRVGRIAGQYAKPRSRPTERVGGYELPVYRGHLINGPEPDPALRRPDPARLLLCHRAAAEVLGHLGWSRGPDGTPDHAGILWSSHEALLLDYEVPLLRRTEDGLLYLSSTHWPWIGERTRQPDGAHVALLAAVANPVACKVGPDTTEATLLELCERLDPIRRPGRLTLVARMGAGTVGRRLPPLVRAVRGGGHPVIWLCDPMHGNTVTAPNGLKTRLLESVLREIKEFQCAVREAGGIAGGLHLEITPDDVTECVLNESSFDQVGRKYTTLCDPRLDPRQADCVVTAWR; translated from the coding sequence ATGGATTCGTTGCAGGCGACCGGCACGGAGGCCGGTGAGCCCGACATCCGCTCCCACCCCTTCCTCGACGGCCGCGTGGCGCACCAACAGCCGCAGTGGACCGATCCGGAGGCCGTGGCCGCCGCCCGCGCGGAACTGGCCGGCCTGCCCCCGCTGGTGTCGTACGCCGACACGGCGCGGCTGCGGGACCGGCTGGCCGACGTCGCACACGGCCGCGCCTACGTCGTCCAGGCGGGCGACTGCGCCGAGGACCCGGAGGAGTGCACGGGCGGCTACGTCGCCCGCAAGGCCGGACTGATCGAGATGCTGGCCGGCCGCATGAAGATGCTCACGCACAAGCAGGTGCTGCGCGTCGGCCGCATCGCCGGCCAGTACGCCAAACCGCGCTCCCGCCCCACCGAACGCGTCGGCGGGTACGAACTGCCCGTCTACCGGGGCCACTTGATCAACGGTCCGGAGCCCGACCCGGCGCTGCGCAGACCCGACCCGGCACGCCTGCTGCTGTGCCACCGGGCCGCCGCCGAGGTGCTGGGCCATCTCGGCTGGTCCCGGGGGCCGGACGGCACCCCCGACCACGCCGGCATCCTGTGGAGCAGTCACGAGGCGCTGCTCCTGGACTACGAGGTGCCCCTGCTGCGCCGCACCGAGGACGGGCTGCTGTACCTGTCGTCCACCCACTGGCCGTGGATCGGGGAACGCACCCGGCAGCCCGACGGCGCCCATGTGGCGCTGCTCGCCGCGGTGGCCAACCCGGTGGCCTGCAAGGTCGGGCCCGACACGACCGAGGCGACACTGCTGGAGCTGTGCGAGCGGCTGGACCCGATCCGCCGGCCCGGCCGTCTGACGCTGGTCGCGCGCATGGGCGCCGGCACCGTGGGCCGGCGTCTCCCGCCGCTCGTACGGGCCGTACGGGGCGGCGGCCACCCCGTGATCTGGCTCTGCGATCCGATGCACGGCAACACCGTGACCGCGCCCAACGGGCTGAAGACCCGGCTGCTGGAATCGGTCCTCAGGGAGATCAAGGAGTTCCAGTGCGCCGTTCGTGAGGCCGGCGGTATCGCCGGCGGCCTCCACCTCGAGATCACCCCGGACGACGTCACCGAGTGCGTCCTCAACGAGTCGTCGTTCGACCAGGTAGGCAGGAAGTACACGACGCTCTGCGATCCACGTCTCGACCCTCGGCAGGCCGACTGCGTCGTCACCGCATGGCGTTGA
- a CDS encoding 2,3-dihydro-2,3-dihydroxybenzoate dehydrogenase — MEGKVALVTGAAGGIGAAVVRAIAERGGVLAAVDANSVALKETTEALAGEGLRVEGFVADVTRPDEVEATVAAVEARLGPVDHLVNAAGILRLGDARTLSDTDWADTIAVNATGVFHMSRAVVNRMVPRRSGALVTVASNAAGTPRTQMAAYAASKAAATMFTKCLGLEVAEYGIRCNLVAPGSTDTPMLSSMWHDDSGREATVRGSLETFKVGIPLRKLAAPRDVADAVVFLLSEEASHITLHALTVDGGATLGV, encoded by the coding sequence ATGGAGGGGAAGGTCGCGCTGGTCACCGGCGCGGCCGGCGGCATCGGCGCCGCGGTGGTCCGCGCGATCGCCGAGCGCGGCGGCGTGCTCGCGGCCGTGGACGCCAACAGCGTCGCCCTGAAGGAGACGACCGAGGCGCTCGCCGGAGAGGGCCTGCGGGTGGAGGGCTTCGTCGCCGACGTGACCCGGCCCGACGAGGTCGAGGCGACCGTCGCCGCCGTGGAGGCACGACTCGGCCCCGTCGACCACCTGGTCAACGCCGCCGGCATCCTCCGCCTCGGCGACGCCCGGACCCTGTCGGACACCGACTGGGCCGACACCATCGCCGTGAACGCCACCGGCGTCTTCCACATGTCGCGCGCCGTGGTCAACCGCATGGTGCCCCGGCGCAGCGGCGCCCTCGTCACCGTGGCCTCCAACGCCGCCGGCACGCCCCGGACACAGATGGCCGCCTACGCCGCCTCCAAGGCCGCCGCCACCATGTTCACCAAGTGCCTCGGCCTGGAGGTCGCCGAGTACGGCATTCGCTGCAACCTGGTGGCACCGGGCTCCACGGACACGCCGATGCTCAGCTCCATGTGGCACGACGACAGCGGCCGGGAGGCCACCGTCCGGGGCAGCCTGGAGACGTTCAAGGTCGGCATCCCGCTGCGCAAGCTGGCCGCTCCGCGGGACGTCGCCGACGCGGTCGTCTTCCTGCTCTCCGAAGAGGCCTCCCACATCACGCTGCACGCGCTCACGGTCGACGGCGGAGCCACGCTCGGCGTCTGA
- a CDS encoding isochorismatase family protein: protein MPGIPPIEPYALPTRESLPANTAGWAPDADRAALLVHDMQRFFLAPLPADTLRRALTGNVARLRADCAARDVPVAYTAQPGGMTPEERGLLADFWGPGMSPEPEHREIADGLAPAPGDQIFTKWRYSAFHRSGLLEWLRATGRDQLIICGVYAHVGVLMTAVDAFSHGIQPFLVADATADFSEGHHRSALEYAAGRCAMVLTGSDVRASFEGSSGPVPATAPGAAQ, encoded by the coding sequence ATGCCAGGCATACCGCCCATCGAACCGTACGCCCTCCCCACCCGGGAGAGCCTGCCCGCCAACACCGCCGGCTGGGCACCCGACGCCGATCGCGCCGCGCTGCTCGTGCACGACATGCAGCGGTTCTTCCTCGCACCGCTGCCCGCCGACACCCTGCGCCGGGCCCTGACCGGCAACGTGGCCCGGCTGCGCGCGGACTGCGCCGCCCGCGATGTGCCGGTCGCCTACACCGCGCAGCCCGGCGGCATGACGCCCGAGGAGCGCGGCCTGCTCGCGGACTTCTGGGGCCCGGGCATGTCGCCCGAGCCGGAGCACCGCGAGATCGCCGACGGCCTCGCCCCGGCGCCGGGCGACCAGATCTTCACCAAGTGGCGGTACAGCGCGTTCCACCGCTCAGGCCTGCTGGAGTGGCTGCGCGCCACGGGCCGCGACCAGCTGATCATTTGCGGGGTCTACGCACACGTCGGGGTGCTGATGACCGCCGTCGACGCCTTCAGCCACGGCATCCAGCCGTTCCTGGTCGCCGACGCCACCGCGGACTTCTCCGAGGGCCACCACCGCTCGGCCCTGGAGTACGCCGCCGGGCGCTGCGCCATGGTCCTCACCGGCTCCGACGTCCGGGCCTCCTTCGAGGGCAGCAGCGGGCCCGTGCCCGCCACCGCGCCGGGAGCGGCACAGTGA
- a CDS encoding phenazine-specific anthranilate synthase component I — MSGRPATGPAADLLGRVLSDDPPPFALLHRPAANGPDVLDIIVGGIGTHTTLADLPLPPATAPPPAAAGSTQSQVLTLVPYRQIGERGFACVDDGTPLLAMTVESHTTASVAEVTAAIPDLPVRITDGHFDVDDDTYAATVRRVIDDEIGEGTGANFVIRRSYVARIPDYSPLSALVVFRRLLRREAGAYWTFVVHTGERTLVGATPERHITLRDGMAVMNPISGTYRYPQSGPDLPGLMDFISDRKETEELYMVLDEELKMMARLCERGGWVTGPHLREMTRLAHTEYFIQGATGRDVREILHETMFAPTVTGSPLESACRVISAYEPQGRGYYSGVVALIGRDRHGAQTLDSSILIRTADIDRAGTVRIGTGATLVRHSSPTEEVAETRAKAAGLIGALTGDHGGFRDHPEVCSALERRNHVLADFWLRTDTQRARSDRELGGRRVLIVDAEDSFTSMLGRQLQSLGLSVTVRRFDEPYTLDGHDLVVMGPGPGDPLATDHRKITYLNTAVADLLAERRPFLAVCLSHQVLSLRLGFDVRRRGTPNQGTQRAIDLFGRGRHVGFYNTFAAYSAEDKVECPGVGVVEVSRDRSTGEVHALRGGHFASLQFHAESVLTRDGEEILADIVRELMRV; from the coding sequence GTGAGCGGCCGGCCCGCCACCGGGCCCGCCGCCGACCTGCTCGGCCGCGTTCTCAGCGACGACCCTCCGCCGTTCGCCCTGCTGCACCGCCCCGCCGCGAACGGCCCCGACGTCCTCGACATCATCGTCGGCGGCATCGGCACCCACACGACCCTGGCGGACCTGCCGTTGCCTCCGGCCACCGCCCCGCCGCCCGCTGCCGCGGGCAGCACGCAGTCCCAGGTGCTGACCCTCGTCCCCTACCGCCAGATCGGCGAACGGGGCTTCGCCTGCGTCGACGACGGAACGCCGTTGCTCGCCATGACCGTCGAGAGCCACACGACCGCCTCGGTCGCCGAGGTCACGGCCGCCATCCCCGATCTCCCGGTCCGGATCACGGACGGCCACTTCGACGTCGACGACGACACCTACGCCGCCACCGTCCGCCGCGTGATCGACGACGAGATCGGCGAGGGCACCGGCGCGAACTTCGTGATCCGCCGGTCGTACGTCGCGCGGATCCCCGACTACTCGCCGCTCAGCGCGCTGGTGGTCTTCCGCCGCCTGCTGCGCCGCGAGGCCGGTGCCTACTGGACGTTCGTCGTGCACACCGGGGAGCGCACCCTGGTCGGTGCCACACCCGAGCGGCACATCACCCTGCGCGACGGCATGGCCGTGATGAACCCCATCAGCGGCACGTACCGCTACCCGCAGTCCGGCCCCGACCTGCCCGGCCTCATGGACTTCATCTCCGACCGGAAGGAGACCGAGGAGCTCTACATGGTGCTGGACGAGGAGCTCAAGATGATGGCCCGCCTCTGCGAACGCGGCGGCTGGGTCACGGGCCCGCACCTGCGCGAGATGACGCGGCTCGCCCACACCGAGTACTTCATCCAGGGCGCCACCGGCCGCGACGTACGGGAGATCCTGCACGAGACGATGTTCGCGCCGACCGTCACCGGCAGCCCGCTGGAGAGCGCCTGTCGCGTCATCAGCGCCTACGAACCGCAGGGCCGCGGCTACTACAGCGGCGTCGTCGCGCTCATCGGCAGGGACCGGCACGGGGCGCAGACGCTCGACTCGTCCATCCTCATCCGCACCGCCGACATCGACCGCGCCGGTACCGTCCGGATCGGCACCGGCGCCACCCTGGTGCGTCACTCCAGCCCCACCGAGGAGGTCGCCGAGACCCGCGCCAAGGCCGCCGGACTCATCGGCGCCCTCACCGGGGACCACGGCGGGTTCCGAGACCACCCCGAGGTCTGCAGCGCCCTGGAGCGGCGCAACCACGTCCTCGCCGACTTCTGGCTGCGCACCGACACCCAGCGGGCGCGGTCCGACCGGGAGCTCGGCGGGCGCCGCGTGCTGATCGTCGACGCCGAGGACAGCTTCACCTCGATGCTCGGTCGGCAGCTCCAGTCCCTCGGGCTGTCCGTGACGGTACGACGCTTCGACGAGCCGTACACCCTCGACGGCCACGACCTGGTCGTGATGGGCCCCGGCCCGGGCGATCCGCTCGCCACGGACCACCGCAAGATCACTTACCTGAACACCGCCGTGGCCGACCTGCTGGCGGAGCGCCGCCCCTTCCTCGCGGTGTGCCTCAGCCACCAGGTGCTCAGCCTGCGGCTCGGCTTCGACGTACGCCGCCGGGGCACGCCCAACCAGGGCACCCAGCGCGCGATCGACCTCTTCGGCCGCGGACGGCACGTCGGGTTCTACAACACGTTCGCCGCCTACAGCGCGGAGGACAAGGTCGAGTGCCCCGGTGTCGGCGTGGTGGAGGTGAGCCGGGACCGTTCGACGGGGGAGGTACACGCCCTGCGCGGCGGCCACTTCGCGTCCCTCCAGTTCCACGCGGAGTCGGTACTCACCCGGGACGGCGAGGAGATACTCGCCGACATCGTCAGAGAACTGATGCGCGTCTAG